The following proteins are encoded in a genomic region of Anomaloglossus baeobatrachus isolate aAnoBae1 chromosome 6, aAnoBae1.hap1, whole genome shotgun sequence:
- the IRX1 gene encoding iroquois-class homeodomain protein IRX-1 isoform X2 yields the protein MCLNEMSRKSCLILMMWTALSISEGSQYELKDNPGVHPATFAAHTAPGYYPYGQFQYGDPGRPKNATRESTSTLKAWLNEHRKNPYPTKGEKIMLAIITKMTLTQVSTWFANARRRLKKENKVTWGARSKEDDNIFGSDNEGDHEKNEDDEEIDLESIDIDKIDDNDGEQSNEDDDDKPEHLRHSDKESLKKDSEIILGGTDGLRSKDPLSLVKENSESSNTRIVSPGGQGSLQVPAHSKPKIWSLAETATSPDGAIKSSPPSPQVNHTSPTPTIQHPAFLPSHGLYTCQIGKFHNWTNGAFLTQSSLINMRSLLGVNHHHSSHHNHHHLQAHQQAPLLSANLGGINSSDKATERSSPKHTDRDNVPRSESPPQLKSSFQAVRENTLSQQEGTPRILTALPSA from the exons ATGTGTCTTAATGAGATGTCTCGGAAAAGTTGCCTAATCCTAATGATGTGGACGGCGCTGAGCATTTCTGAG GGATCCCAGTATGAGCTGAAGGATAACCCTGGTGTCCATCCCGCCACCTTCGCTGCACATACTGCCCCAGGTTATTACCCCTATGGGCAGTTTCAGTATGGAGACCCTGGTCGGCCCAAGAATGCCACCCGGGAAAGTACTAGCACCTTAAAGGCCTGGCTGAACGAGCATAGGAAGAACCCTTACCCCACCAAGGGTGAGAAGATCATGTTGGCCATTATCACCAAGATGACTCTCACCCAGGTGTCCACGTGGTTTGCCAATGCCAGGAGGAGGCTAAAGAAAGAGAATAAAGTAACCTGGGGCGCCAGGAGTAAGGAAGATGACAATATATTTGGGAGTGACAACGAGGGGGACCATGAAAAAAATGAGGACGATGAGGAGATCGACCTGGAGAGTATAGACATTGATAAGATTGATGATAATGACGGAGAGCAAAGCAATGAAGACGACGACGATAAGCCTGAGCACTTGAGGCACAGTGACAAAGAAAGTTTAAAAAAGGACAGTGAAATCATCCTGGGGGGCACTGATGGACTGAGATCGAAAGACCCCCTGTCACTTGTCAAAGAGAACTCTGAATCCAGCAACACCCGAATAGTCAGCCCCGGCGGGCAGGGGAGCCTACAAGTGCCAGCCCATAGCAAACCCAAAATCTGGTCCCTAGCAGAGACTGCCACCAGCCCCGATGGGGCCATAAAGTCTTCTCCACCATCCCCCCAGGTGAACCACACGTCTCCCACCCCCACCATCCAGCACCCAGCCTTCCTGCCCAGCCACGGACTATACACATGCCAGATTGGCAAATTTCACAACTGGACAAATGGCGCTTTCCTTACTCAGAGTTCCCTGATTAATATGAGGTCCTTGTTAGGAGTAAATCACCACCACAGCTCTCACCACAACCACCACCACCTCCAGGCCCATCAGCAAGCACCACTCTTATCAGCAAACCTGGGGGGCATCAACAGCAGCGACAAAGCCACAGAGAGGAGCAGTCCCAAGCACACAG acagagacaatgtTCCCAGAagcgagtctcctccacagctaAAATCCTCCTTTCAGGCTGTTCGTGAGAA CACTTTGTCACAGCAAGAAGGGACACCCCGCATATTAACAGCGCTGCCTTCTGCCTGA
- the IRX1 gene encoding iroquois-class homeodomain protein IRX-1 isoform X1 — protein MSFPQLGYPQYLSAGQAAVYGGDRPGVLAAAAAAAAAAAAAGSGRPAGGELGSSSTAAVTSVLGMYPYSAPNYSAFLPYTTDLTLFSQMGSQYELKDNPGVHPATFAAHTAPGYYPYGQFQYGDPGRPKNATRESTSTLKAWLNEHRKNPYPTKGEKIMLAIITKMTLTQVSTWFANARRRLKKENKVTWGARSKEDDNIFGSDNEGDHEKNEDDEEIDLESIDIDKIDDNDGEQSNEDDDDKPEHLRHSDKESLKKDSEIILGGTDGLRSKDPLSLVKENSESSNTRIVSPGGQGSLQVPAHSKPKIWSLAETATSPDGAIKSSPPSPQVNHTSPTPTIQHPAFLPSHGLYTCQIGKFHNWTNGAFLTQSSLINMRSLLGVNHHHSSHHNHHHLQAHQQAPLLSANLGGINSSDKATERSSPKHTDRDNVPRSESPPQLKSSFQAVRENTLSQQEGTPRILTALPSA, from the exons ATGTCCTTCCCGCAGCTGGGCTACCCCCAGTACCTGAGCGCTGGCCAGGCGGCCGTCTATGGAGGGGATCGGCCGGGGGTACTGGCCGCAGCCGCCGCCGCAGCCGCCGCAGCTGCCGCCGCCGGGTCAGGGAGGCCCGCAGGAGGCGAGCTCGGGAGCAGCTCCACCGCCGCGGTCACCTCCGTGCTGGGCATGTACCCATACAGTGCCCCCAACTACAGCGCCTTCCTGCCCTACACCACCGACCTCACCCTCTTCTCACAGATG GGATCCCAGTATGAGCTGAAGGATAACCCTGGTGTCCATCCCGCCACCTTCGCTGCACATACTGCCCCAGGTTATTACCCCTATGGGCAGTTTCAGTATGGAGACCCTGGTCGGCCCAAGAATGCCACCCGGGAAAGTACTAGCACCTTAAAGGCCTGGCTGAACGAGCATAGGAAGAACCCTTACCCCACCAAGGGTGAGAAGATCATGTTGGCCATTATCACCAAGATGACTCTCACCCAGGTGTCCACGTGGTTTGCCAATGCCAGGAGGAGGCTAAAGAAAGAGAATAAAGTAACCTGGGGCGCCAGGAGTAAGGAAGATGACAATATATTTGGGAGTGACAACGAGGGGGACCATGAAAAAAATGAGGACGATGAGGAGATCGACCTGGAGAGTATAGACATTGATAAGATTGATGATAATGACGGAGAGCAAAGCAATGAAGACGACGACGATAAGCCTGAGCACTTGAGGCACAGTGACAAAGAAAGTTTAAAAAAGGACAGTGAAATCATCCTGGGGGGCACTGATGGACTGAGATCGAAAGACCCCCTGTCACTTGTCAAAGAGAACTCTGAATCCAGCAACACCCGAATAGTCAGCCCCGGCGGGCAGGGGAGCCTACAAGTGCCAGCCCATAGCAAACCCAAAATCTGGTCCCTAGCAGAGACTGCCACCAGCCCCGATGGGGCCATAAAGTCTTCTCCACCATCCCCCCAGGTGAACCACACGTCTCCCACCCCCACCATCCAGCACCCAGCCTTCCTGCCCAGCCACGGACTATACACATGCCAGATTGGCAAATTTCACAACTGGACAAATGGCGCTTTCCTTACTCAGAGTTCCCTGATTAATATGAGGTCCTTGTTAGGAGTAAATCACCACCACAGCTCTCACCACAACCACCACCACCTCCAGGCCCATCAGCAAGCACCACTCTTATCAGCAAACCTGGGGGGCATCAACAGCAGCGACAAAGCCACAGAGAGGAGCAGTCCCAAGCACACAG acagagacaatgtTCCCAGAagcgagtctcctccacagctaAAATCCTCCTTTCAGGCTGTTCGTGAGAA CACTTTGTCACAGCAAGAAGGGACACCCCGCATATTAACAGCGCTGCCTTCTGCCTGA